The genome window GACATGAACCCGTTCAGTAAAGATCCGACCGGCACTTTTTTCAACCGTGTGCAGACGTTCGAGGTGGGTAATTTCCCCAACACCGAAACCGTACACTTCCCGAAGAGCTGCCTGCACTGCGAGGACCCGCCCTGCGTACCCGTTTGCCCGACCGGCGCCAGCTACAAGCGCGACGAGGACGGCATTGTGCTGGTTGACTACGACAAGTGTATCGGCTGCAAGTACTGCTCATGGGCCTGCCCGTACGGCGTACGGGAACTCGACGAACACCAGAAGGTGATGAAAAAATGCACCTTGTGCGTAGATCGTATCTATGACGAGTCACTGCCGGAGAACGAACGCAAACCGGCCTGTGTATTGGCCTGTCCGACCAGTGCGCGCCTGTTCGGTGACGTCAATGATCCGGATTCGGAAGCCGCCCAGGCCATACGCGAACGTGGTGGTTACCAGCTTATGCCCGAATGGGGTACCCGCCCGGCCAACCATTACCTGCCACGGCGCAAGACCAGCATCACCATCCACGAAGATGAGCTGATCCGCGCCGACAACCCGCTCTACAAGGAACGTCAGTTGCCCATGCCGGATGCCGACGACCCGACACTGGACGAAACCACGAGCTGGTAAACGATTTACACTGGAGCACACTTATGCACCCCGCATTTTCTGTTATTTTTTTGACCACCTTGATAGGAGCAGGCCAGGGGCTGTTCCTGGCGCTTTACACCGGGCAGCTGTACTCGGTATTCAAGGTGCTGCCGGTCCAGGACTCGGCGCATTTCTACGCCCTCGGCAGCCTGCTGGCAGTACTGCTGCTGCTGGCCGGCCTGCTCAGCTCCTTCTTCCACCTGGGACA of Thiogranum longum contains these proteins:
- a CDS encoding 4Fe-4S dicluster domain-containing protein, yielding MSQLALVIDLNVCVGCHACVTSCKEWNTSGTAGYMADMNPFSKDPTGTFFNRVQTFEVGNFPNTETVHFPKSCLHCEDPPCVPVCPTGASYKRDEDGIVLVDYDKCIGCKYCSWACPYGVRELDEHQKVMKKCTLCVDRIYDESLPENERKPACVLACPTSARLFGDVNDPDSEAAQAIRERGGYQLMPEWGTRPANHYLPRRKTSITIHEDELIRADNPLYKERQLPMPDADDPTLDETTSW